Genomic segment of Mucilaginibacter sabulilitoris:
GTAAGCAGATCCACCTACTGAATTGAATTGCGCTTTCCAATCGCCTGTTTTAAGGTCAGTGATCAACCCGGCTTCTTTCAGCCATACGTTGGGCGAGATCATCTTCTTTACATCATAAAACCCATGATCGCCACCAACAAGGAGTACCGTGTTTTCCCATATGCCTGCTGTTTTCAAGGCATCTATGATAATGCCTACGGCAGCATCGGCATCAGCCACCGCTTCCTGTACACGTGCTCCGTAACGGCCTACAGCATGTTCCGCACCGTCGACAGAAAATACGTGAATAGTCATTAGCTCAGGCTTGCTTTTCTTTATTATATACGCGGCTATCTTAGCGATATTCTGGTTTTTTCCTGCATCTATCTTGTCAACACCGCCGAAAATTTCTTTTTTTACCTCGGCATAAAAGCCCTGAGGCAAAGAATATTGTTCGCGAACCCCATCGCCTAGGCTGCCTATGTCGGGAATGTTGTAATCTACAGGAGCATTGGCAGATACGGGCCAGTAGAGTGATGCAACGGTCATGCCTTTTTCTTTCGCCGCTTTCCAGATGGTAGGTGCATGAATGGAGCTATCCTGCCAGTAAGGCTGTTGCGGCGCTCCGTCAGGGGTAAATATGTTGTTATAGAAAACACCATGCTTCGCGGGTTGCACACCCGTAACAATTGTGGTATGCGAGGGATAGGTCATGGAAGGAAACACACTGTTTACCCCTTTAGCATAAGCCCCGTCATTCATTAGCGTATGCAGGTTAGGCGTTTGCCATTCGCTGTCGAGGTAAAAATCTGGGCGGAACCCATCAATGGTAATAAATATAACGTGTTTGGCAGTTTGTGCCATAAGCTGACCTGTTGTCATCAACAAGGCAAGTAGTGCGATTGATAGTTGCTTTTTCATATTTAATCCCATCCAAGTTTGCGAGAGTTAAGGTAGCTCCGTAAATTGGAATAACGAACAGGGTAAAGGTGTTTGTAATTTTGTTAACTTTTTATGATATTATGATTATGTAATTCGGCTGAAGTAGCGCCTAGCGGCACTATCAAAACATACTCGTTTGCTTGCCCTTTTTTGGCACAAACAGGGTATAGTCATATTCTGGCATCACACGGCCTGCTAGAAAGCGGTTACAGGACATTCTGTACATCTGGTGGATAGATTGTGCCACCTGCCCCTCGCCGCTCATACGACGGACAAAATCGCTGTCGTTCAGTTTGCCGTCATGGCATGATTTTATCATGTTCAGCACTTTCTCTGCCCGGTCGGGAAAAGCCTTGTATATCCAATCGCTGAATATTTCGGCAATGCTGCCGTTGAGCCGCACAATGGTAAAACCTGCCGATAGAGCCCCCCTGTCGGCCGCGGCTTTGATAATATTGGGTACCTCATTGCTATTAAGCCCCGGAATAATGGGGGCTGCCATTACCCTTACCGGTATGCCTTGCTCAGAGAGTTTTTGTATCACTGCCAGCCTGCCGGTAGCAGTTACCGTGCGGGGCTCCAATTTTTGGCGTAATTGTTCATTTAATGAGGTAACCGATACATTTACATGCACCAGGTTCATGGCTGCCAGTTCGGTAAGTATATCGAGGTCGCGCAGGATCACGTTGTTTTTAGTAATAATGCTTACCGGGTTCCTGTATTTTAAAAATACCTGCAGCAGGTTACGGGTTATTTTTAGCCGGCGTTCAATAGGCTGGTAACAATCGGTATTGCCCGAGAGCATAATGCATACCGGCTGGTAGTTTTTTTTATTGAAGTACTGCTCAAGCAGTTCGGGCGCATTACGTTTTACGATGATCTTGCGTTCAAAATCGAGCCCGGCGCTAAAACCATAATATTCATGACTGTTGCGGGCATAGCAATAAATACAGCCGTGCTCACAGCCCTGGTACGGGTTTATGGAGTACATGTGGCTCAAATCGGGGCTGTTTGATTCGCTGACGATCTTTTTGGGGCTTTCTTCAAAAAGTTGCGTAGCGGTATTTTCAAGCAGGGGTTCGTCTAAACCTTCAATGTGCTCGGCTACATACTTGTTTTTTAAAAATTTGTTGTGCGTATTCAGCTGCGCTCCCCGGCCTTTAAAAAAGTCGGGATTTTCTTCCTGTGCCATCAAACAAATTTGCTAATATTTTTAGCAAATTACAAGTCGATCAGTTTATTTTTTATACTGTAAAGTACCAAGCCAACACGGCTCTTTATCTGTAGTTTTTCAAAAAGCTGGTCGCGGTAGCTATCGACGGTGCGTACGCTGATGCACATGGTGTCGGCGATTTCTTTGTAGGTGAGTTCGGTGCCGGTTAACCTCAGGAATTCGATTTCGCGCGGATTTAATTTTACCTGCGATGTTTTATCATTGTTGAAATTATTCAGCAAATGATGGGTAACAAAATCAGGGTAATACAGATCGCCATCGGCAACTTTAAGTAACGCGGCTTCAAACTCATGGGGTTCAGCATCCTTAAGCAAATAACCTTTTACGCCCATTTTAACCATGGCGAGCACCTTTTCGGCATCTTCAAACATGGATAAAATAATGGTGCGAATAGATGGCTGAAATTTTTTGAGCCATTGTGCTGTTGATATGCCATCCATAACCGGCATATTAATATCAAGCAAAACAATATCAGGCATTAATCCTGAATTTATTTTATCAACCAGTTCCTTACCATGTGCAGCTTCAAACAGAATATTGTAGCGGTTAAAGCTCCCTACCAGCGATGCAATGCCGCTCCTGAAAAGGCGATGATCATCAACCAGGGCTATTTGAATTGGTTCTGTTAGCATAAGTTTCTTGTACGTGTGGGTTGAGCGACAACTTAACGCTGCAGCCATTGCCTGGTGCGCTGTTTATAACCGCTTCAGCACCAATTAACGCCGCCCTGTTTACAATGTTGCGTAAACCCGATCCGCTTTTATCAATAAGCAATTCAGGCTGAAAGCCAACCCCGTCATCTTCGATGGTCAAATTAAACATTTGTTCCTTATAATACAAACTGATTTTGAAGTTGGCGGCCTGGGCGTATTTAAGAGCATTGTTTAATGTCTCCTGAAAAATCCTGAACAAAACCAGCTCACGCTGTTCGCCAAGCGGATAAACAACGCCATCAGTTAAAAGCAATAAGTTAATAATACCGCTTCTGTTAATGCGGTCGGCTTCCATTTCTAATGTTTTTACCAGACCAATGGCGCTGATGTGTTCAAAGCTAAGGCTTTTTGAAAGGTTACGCAAGTCGCTGATAGACTGGGCTATGAGTTCGCGGTTATCGTTGAGCTTTATTTTATCATTACCTTCAATATTTCTACCCAATACGCCCAGGTTTAGCTTTACGAATGATAGTACCTGGGTTATATTATCATGGAGCTCGCGGCTGATCTGGTTAAGTGTTTCTTCCTGAATTTCCATGCGGGTTTTAAGCAGCTCCTGTTGAAACGATGATTTCAAATGTTCCTTTTCGAGTAAGTTCTTATTCTGCTTTCTTTGATAAATCAATAAAAAACTGACAATGAACACACCGAGCATCATTAACATGGCGGTGCCGGCAATCAGTATCAGGATAACTTCTTCGTCCTTGAAAAGCATAGGAATGAAACTGCTAAAAGTGAATATAAAAATATACAGCCTACGTCGCAAATTACTTTGGCCACCAGATAAAAGTGATAGTTATTTACATACATCATATAGCTAAAAAAGGCATAATAGAAAAAATTTGTTAATGCATAAAATAACAGGCCTATAGTAGCGTAAAAAGGGGGGTAACTGAGCAGGTCGAGATATTCGTCGGAATTATTGATCAGGTTGTAATAATAAATACATACCAGGGTGGCTAATATGGTGTTTTGTACTACAATGGCTATTGTTCCTAAGGTCCAGAAACCCTGTATAAAAAACATGTCGATAAGCGTTAATACAATACCTGCAGCAATGGCTATATAGACCTTTTTTCTGTAGGCTTTTCTTTTATCTAAAGACGCCATAAATTGCCCGAACACGATCATCTCTATAATTCCTTCAAAATTGTTGCACCATGCGTTTGTGTTATGCCAATTAAGCCAGTTAAACAAATTAACGTATTCGTAAATAATAACAAAGGACAGAAATGGAAGGAATATTCTGAAGTTTTGATCAAGTTTTTTATAAAAGCGTAAGCAGCTTATAAAGGCAAGTAGTTCAAAAACGAAATACAAATAATCTAACATCAGCAGTAATAATGACCTTTAAAAGAAAAAGCTAAAATAGAATATTCATTTTAGCTTTTTAGAAGGTTAATTACGATAACAGGTATATTTTGTTAGCAATATGGCGGACAAGCTTTGCCCCTGTTAAATGGTTCCATGCCTTCATCGGTATCAGTCAACGCGCTATTGCTTGCAATAGCATCCGTATGTCCATCACCTTTATCAACTGTACCCATAATAATTGCGGTGGTTTGATTAGGGTAATGTGGCTCGTCATGGTCATAAGCTGCCAGGTAAATTCTTACGCCGGTAGCACTTGCAGGCAATTTATTAATGAAATCTTTAAAATGATCAAGGGAGATCCAGATAGACTCAGTGTCGTTAATACTATGAGCCTTATCAATGAGTTGTTTCCTGGTAGCATGGTAATTTTTTACCATTTTTTTAGCGGTAGTTAATTCAATCTGTTCCATCAGTTTGTAGTTTTTAGTTATACCAAGCTACTAATTCCATAATAAAGTACGGGTGATTTTTTAATGAGTTGTGTACGATATTAACAGAATTAAACAGCCTGGGCTGGGATTAAGGAACTAAATTAGCGATCAAAAAGCAAAGCGGTGCAACTTACTTTTGATAATTTATGATTAAATAATAGCTTTTTCTTATAAGTTATAAATTATCGTAAAAGGCTCGTAATAATTAACTTATTGCTAAGAGGTAACGCTGTCATCCAGTAAAAAAACGAAGAGCTCTTTGGGGCCATGAGCGCCGAGCACAAGCGTTTTTTCAATATCGGCTGTGCGGCTTGGCCCGGTAACGTTACTGATCATGGAAGGTAATCGCGATCCGTATTTGTTTTTCAGGAGTTTAAAGCCATCCTTAAGATCGAGAACCATTTGCGATGTGTAGGCCAGCACAATATGTACGGGAGGATATATGCTTAAGCGCCTGCCCGCCATATTTC
This window contains:
- a CDS encoding sensor histidine kinase; this encodes MLFKDEEVILILIAGTAMLMMLGVFIVSFLLIYQRKQNKNLLEKEHLKSSFQQELLKTRMEIQEETLNQISRELHDNITQVLSFVKLNLGVLGRNIEGNDKIKLNDNRELIAQSISDLRNLSKSLSFEHISAIGLVKTLEMEADRINRSGIINLLLLTDGVVYPLGEQRELVLFRIFQETLNNALKYAQAANFKISLYYKEQMFNLTIEDDGVGFQPELLIDKSGSGLRNIVNRAALIGAEAVINSAPGNGCSVKLSLNPHVQETYANRTNSNSPG
- a CDS encoding alkaline phosphatase family protein: MKKQLSIALLALLMTTGQLMAQTAKHVIFITIDGFRPDFYLDSEWQTPNLHTLMNDGAYAKGVNSVFPSMTYPSHTTIVTGVQPAKHGVFYNNIFTPDGAPQQPYWQDSSIHAPTIWKAAKEKGMTVASLYWPVSANAPVDYNIPDIGSLGDGVREQYSLPQGFYAEVKKEIFGGVDKIDAGKNQNIAKIAAYIIKKSKPELMTIHVFSVDGAEHAVGRYGARVQEAVADADAAVGIIIDALKTAGIWENTVLLVGGDHGFYDVKKMISPNVWLKEAGLITDLKTGDWKAQFNSVGGSAYLYLKDPSDKATINKVKTLLVAQPDSVRQYFRIITRQQLTKGRYNPNVAFALSGEHDAAFSSASTGNAVKPGKGGTHGHFPDTKNIRTGLIAHGPGIRKGAVIEEMNLRDMTPIMVKLLGISFPKVDGKIPAGLLE
- a CDS encoding response regulator transcription factor, yielding MLTEPIQIALVDDHRLFRSGIASLVGSFNRYNILFEAAHGKELVDKINSGLMPDIVLLDINMPVMDGISTAQWLKKFQPSIRTIILSMFEDAEKVLAMVKMGVKGYLLKDAEPHEFEAALLKVADGDLYYPDFVTHHLLNNFNNDKTSQVKLNPREIEFLRLTGTELTYKEIADTMCISVRTVDSYRDQLFEKLQIKSRVGLVLYSIKNKLIDL
- a CDS encoding PA0069 family radical SAM protein gives rise to the protein MAQEENPDFFKGRGAQLNTHNKFLKNKYVAEHIEGLDEPLLENTATQLFEESPKKIVSESNSPDLSHMYSINPYQGCEHGCIYCYARNSHEYYGFSAGLDFERKIIVKRNAPELLEQYFNKKNYQPVCIMLSGNTDCYQPIERRLKITRNLLQVFLKYRNPVSIITKNNVILRDLDILTELAAMNLVHVNVSVTSLNEQLRQKLEPRTVTATGRLAVIQKLSEQGIPVRVMAAPIIPGLNSNEVPNIIKAAADRGALSAGFTIVRLNGSIAEIFSDWIYKAFPDRAEKVLNMIKSCHDGKLNDSDFVRRMSGEGQVAQSIHQMYRMSCNRFLAGRVMPEYDYTLFVPKKGKQTSMF